The Streptococcus oralis Uo5 genome includes a window with the following:
- the essB gene encoding type VII secretion protein EssB: protein MAEEKFEFGGQSFVYEKNETNWELKLKRSDVASQDLRELLLLDLHHPFFLEQSMVSDEDSVTFSYQVEAYGLTYEEIKERTISERIRLALNVFRLEGALELPVTFLLHPVNLFITKDAQAKIAYRGIPGLMVPQSISSEDFLRQAKCFTVTLFSDLDFMDLYNGSLELETLPDFLNDLCQADDIEAAVAVLEKYYTEKAAKERADLVLVPSRRHRVFKLATIWLTASVFLLIVPLIYLIFVQNPFKEKMLQADTAFIKVDYSGVITELERIDPASLPNTQKYELAYSYIQGLEFSSEQKKVILNNVTLKSDELYLTYWIQVGRNRFEEALDIAKRINDSDLILYALTQEIKQVREDGNLSGKDRESKLNTLESEYKKYWDSRSELLTSESSSNASTTPNPQDKASESKPSSEKKPVPSSSSSN from the coding sequence GTGGCTGAAGAAAAATTTGAATTTGGTGGACAGTCGTTTGTCTATGAAAAAAATGAAACAAACTGGGAATTAAAACTCAAACGTTCAGATGTTGCGAGTCAAGATTTACGGGAACTGTTACTATTGGATTTGCATCATCCATTCTTTTTGGAGCAATCGATGGTGTCTGATGAGGATAGTGTCACCTTCTCCTATCAAGTTGAAGCTTATGGACTGACTTATGAGGAAATAAAGGAACGTACCATTTCGGAAAGAATCCGTTTGGCCCTAAACGTTTTTCGTCTAGAGGGCGCCTTGGAGTTACCTGTGACTTTCCTTTTGCACCCAGTAAATCTCTTTATTACCAAGGATGCTCAGGCTAAGATTGCTTATCGTGGAATTCCTGGTCTGATGGTTCCTCAATCAATATCCTCAGAAGATTTTTTACGCCAGGCTAAATGTTTTACAGTAACACTATTTAGCGATTTGGATTTCATGGATCTTTATAATGGTTCCTTGGAATTAGAGACCTTGCCCGACTTCTTAAATGACCTATGTCAGGCAGATGATATAGAGGCTGCAGTAGCTGTTTTGGAGAAGTACTACACGGAGAAGGCTGCGAAAGAACGGGCAGATTTGGTCTTGGTTCCAAGTAGACGCCATCGTGTCTTTAAACTGGCAACGATTTGGTTAACAGCCAGCGTTTTCTTGTTGATCGTTCCACTTATCTATCTGATTTTTGTGCAAAATCCTTTCAAAGAAAAGATGTTGCAGGCAGATACTGCCTTTATTAAAGTGGATTATAGTGGTGTTATTACAGAATTAGAGAGAATTGATCCAGCTAGCTTGCCGAATACGCAAAAGTATGAGTTGGCTTACTCTTATATTCAGGGGTTGGAATTTTCTTCTGAACAAAAGAAAGTCATCCTGAATAATGTAACACTTAAGTCAGATGAGCTTTATTTGACTTACTGGATCCAGGTTGGGCGCAATCGTTTTGAAGAGGCTCTTGATATTGCCAAACGGATTAACGACAGTGACTTGATTCTCTATGCTTTGACTCAGGAAATCAAGCAGGTTCGAGAAGATGGAAACTTGTCAGGGAAAGACCGTGAAAGTAAGTTGAATACTTTGGAAAGCGAGTATAAGAAATACTGGGATAGTCGAAGTGAGCTACTAACGAGTGAATCAAGCTCCAATGCTTCTACAACTCCTAACCCTCAAGATAAGGCTTCTGAAAGCAAACCGTCATCTGAGAAGAAACCTGTTCCAAGTAGCTCCTCTAGCAATTAA